In Calothrix sp. PCC 7507, one DNA window encodes the following:
- a CDS encoding molybdopterin-dependent oxidoreductase, whose product MWWNPDLGKNIAFAPLVTAILYLGGCVNHPTDAQLEVWRKEAIARNAEIVANHAQKTQQHEWNLLIQGETAIGKSVTLNWQQLQALATDHVKTINPLDIVNPGEVSDFRGIQVSKLLQQHGVTTKVTEVTFVSFDSYYVTISLQNLLAYPIMLAIAKNGNSIKRDQGGPIYLVFPYTQYPQLKQNYNDSAWAFYVSNIVVGTEPVQVTVGKRKFDLASLDQLSQITINQTVGYRGTWPSGKVKIHGVRIRDVLALAGTQLPERGKVIVHGKAPTYQNDTNAVLLPASDVRNCDILLATRWGDDRKLIPARMGGPVTLAFSSECQAQTSPPRWVTFVEELIATP is encoded by the coding sequence ATGTGGTGGAATCCAGATTTGGGAAAAAACATAGCTTTCGCACCGCTAGTGACGGCGATTTTATACTTGGGAGGTTGTGTAAACCACCCGACAGATGCCCAACTGGAAGTGTGGCGCAAAGAAGCGATCGCCCGCAATGCTGAAATTGTGGCAAATCATGCCCAAAAAACTCAGCAGCATGAGTGGAATTTGCTGATTCAGGGTGAAACAGCAATTGGTAAATCTGTGACATTAAATTGGCAACAGCTACAAGCATTAGCTACAGATCATGTCAAGACGATCAATCCTCTTGACATCGTCAACCCTGGTGAAGTTAGTGACTTCCGTGGTATCCAAGTCTCAAAATTACTCCAACAACATGGTGTTACCACTAAGGTTACGGAGGTGACTTTTGTATCTTTCGATTCTTATTATGTGACGATTAGCTTACAAAATTTGTTAGCATACCCGATTATGCTGGCGATCGCCAAAAATGGTAACTCTATTAAACGCGATCAAGGCGGCCCCATTTATTTAGTGTTTCCCTATACTCAGTACCCCCAACTGAAGCAAAATTATAACGATAGTGCTTGGGCATTTTACGTCAGTAATATAGTGGTGGGTACTGAACCTGTGCAGGTGACTGTAGGTAAGCGTAAATTTGACTTAGCTAGCCTAGACCAACTCTCTCAAATCACAATTAATCAAACTGTAGGTTACAGAGGCACCTGGCCTAGCGGCAAAGTGAAAATACATGGAGTGCGTATCCGCGATGTCTTAGCCTTAGCCGGTACACAGCTACCTGAGCGGGGGAAGGTTATAGTTCATGGTAAAGCCCCGACTTACCAAAATGATACTAATGCGGTGCTATTGCCAGCTAGTGATGTTCGTAACTGCGATATTTTGTTAGCCACTAGGTGGGGTGATGACCGAAAACTGATTCCTGCGAGGATGGGTGGCCCGGTGACGCTGGCTTTTAGTTCGGAATGCCAAGCCCAAACCAGCCCACCCAGATGGGTGACTTTCGTAGAAGAATTAATTGCAACGCCATGA
- a CDS encoding adenylate/guanylate cyclase domain-containing protein, whose protein sequence is MKPFAFLSIRTQIMTAATLLSVALVGSVVLVWAKTESNVYRQQKLNEAKLFSRVLSNTLFANHLSEQNWSQIRVNLDLLLRENEEFVYALVSDARLENQIVAASPGDFQDQYVPDIVPLAVTNKALNLSQKSSSVETFVLRDIKFSGRVRAKRGDRIMEVASDIHLITGQKIGTLRFGLSLQQVETAVANAVTQALVVGAVGLAISWVFAYILARRLSYPVRCLQVSAAKIAAGDLQHRAEVMNADEIGALAASFNEMSAALQASFSKLQKTLESFELFVPNKFILVIAPQGIENIKVGVASIRTMTILFCDIRGYTSMSESMKPLEIFAFLNEYLACMSQAINENGGFIDKYIGDAIMALFDDETTDGAIKAAILMQQALEQFNNQRSQNGLPKIAVGIGVHRGEVVMGTVGFTSRIDSTVVGDAVNIASRVEGLTKQYGCGILVTESVVVGLSHPKLFPLRLVDKSVKVKGKDEAIAIYEPMITVD, encoded by the coding sequence ATGAAACCTTTTGCTTTTCTGTCAATTCGCACCCAGATTATGACTGCGGCAACCCTATTAAGTGTAGCGTTGGTGGGATCAGTAGTCTTGGTTTGGGCAAAGACTGAGAGTAATGTTTACCGTCAACAAAAGCTGAATGAAGCCAAGTTATTTTCTAGGGTGTTAAGTAATACCTTGTTTGCTAATCATCTTTCAGAACAAAACTGGAGTCAAATCCGCGTCAATCTTGATTTGCTGCTGAGGGAAAATGAAGAGTTTGTTTACGCACTGGTATCTGATGCGCGGCTGGAAAATCAGATTGTGGCTGCTTCCCCTGGCGATTTTCAAGACCAGTATGTTCCTGATATTGTCCCATTAGCGGTAACTAATAAGGCACTAAATCTATCACAAAAGTCTAGTTCTGTAGAGACATTTGTGTTGCGGGATATCAAGTTTTCCGGACGTGTGCGGGCTAAACGTGGCGATCGCATCATGGAAGTAGCTTCAGATATTCATCTAATAACAGGGCAAAAGATTGGTACGTTGCGGTTTGGGTTATCACTCCAGCAGGTAGAAACCGCTGTAGCTAACGCCGTCACTCAGGCGCTGGTGGTGGGTGCGGTGGGGCTTGCCATTAGTTGGGTGTTTGCTTATATTTTGGCTAGGCGATTAAGTTACCCAGTGCGTTGTTTACAAGTGAGTGCAGCTAAAATTGCGGCCGGTGATTTGCAACATCGGGCTGAAGTCATGAATGCTGACGAAATTGGGGCGCTGGCTGCTTCATTTAATGAGATGTCGGCTGCATTGCAAGCATCATTTAGTAAGCTACAGAAAACTCTAGAATCCTTTGAGCTATTTGTCCCTAATAAGTTTATTTTGGTGATCGCACCCCAAGGCATCGAAAATATCAAAGTAGGTGTAGCTTCCATTCGGACGATGACAATTTTATTCTGCGATATCCGGGGTTACACCTCAATGTCGGAGTCGATGAAGCCACTGGAGATATTTGCCTTTTTAAATGAATATTTAGCTTGTATGAGTCAGGCAATCAATGAAAATGGTGGCTTTATTGATAAGTATATTGGTGATGCGATTATGGCACTATTTGACGATGAGACTACAGATGGTGCGATCAAGGCAGCAATTTTGATGCAGCAAGCCTTGGAGCAGTTTAACAATCAGCGATCGCAAAACGGTTTACCAAAAATTGCTGTTGGTATTGGCGTGCATCGTGGTGAGGTAGTCATGGGTACTGTCGGTTTTACATCCCGCATCGATTCTACAGTCGTTGGTGATGCCGTCAATATTGCCTCCCGCGTTGAGGGATTAACTAAACAGTATGGCTGTGGAATTTTAGTCACAGAGTCGGTAGTGGTTGGTTTATCCCACCCAAAGTTATTTCCCCTGAGATTGGTAGATAAATCAGTGAAAGTCAAAGGCAAAGACGAAGCGATCGCTATCTATGAACCAATGATAACTGTTGACTGA
- a CDS encoding XisI protein has product MDKIFQYREIIKKLITDYVNYGSRRDDIDREMIFDMEHDHYQLVNVGWENRRRVYGCVLHLDIKNGKIWLQYNGTEIDFAEELVKEGVPKQDIVIGFHSPFMRQFTEYAVG; this is encoded by the coding sequence ATGGATAAGATATTTCAGTATCGGGAAATTATCAAAAAGCTAATTACAGATTATGTAAATTATGGTTCAAGGAGAGATGATATAGATAGAGAAATGATTTTTGATATGGAACATGACCATTATCAGCTAGTTAATGTGGGTTGGGAAAATCGTCGTCGGGTTTATGGGTGCGTTCTGCATTTAGATATTAAAAATGGGAAAATCTGGCTTCAGTATAATGGTACGGAAATTGATTTTGCGGAGGAATTAGTCAAGGAGGGTGTACCAAAGCAGGATATTGTCATTGGGTTTCATTCACCGTTTATGCGGCAGTTTACAGAATATGCTGTTGGTTAG
- the rplI gene encoding 50S ribosomal protein L9, with product MVKRVQLVLNQDVSKLGKLGDLVDVAPGYARNYLIPQKLATHATPGILRQVERRREKENQRQLELRQQALEQKAALEKVTSLKIAKQVGENEAIFGTVTTQDVVDAIQAATSQEVDRRGITIPDINHLGTYKAEIKLHSDVIAEINIEVVAS from the coding sequence ATGGTGAAACGCGTACAGTTAGTTTTAAATCAAGATGTCAGCAAGCTTGGGAAATTAGGCGATTTAGTAGACGTAGCTCCCGGCTATGCTCGTAATTATCTAATTCCGCAAAAATTGGCCACCCATGCTACTCCCGGTATTCTCAGACAAGTAGAACGCCGTCGTGAAAAAGAAAATCAACGTCAATTAGAACTCAGACAACAAGCTTTAGAGCAAAAAGCCGCTCTAGAAAAAGTTACCAGTTTGAAAATCGCCAAGCAAGTTGGTGAAAACGAAGCCATTTTCGGTACTGTCACCACCCAAGACGTTGTAGATGCAATTCAAGCAGCTACAAGTCAAGAAGTTGATCGCCGGGGTATTACCATCCCAGATATCAACCACCTCGGTACTTACAAAGCTGAGATTAAGCTGCATTCTGATGTAATTGCAGAAATCAATATCGAAGTCGTAGCTAGCTAG